TGCTGGAGTCGCGCCGTAAGGGCCACCATCGCCAGATTGTGGGCATTCATGACCGCGTTGATATCCCCGGTCAATCCCAAAGAAAACTCCGCGAGGGGGATGACCTGGGAGAGTCCCCCTCCGGCAGCCGAACCTTTAATGTTCATTGTGGGCCCTCCCGAAGGTTGGCGGATGCACGCGGTGACCCGCTTTTTCCGTCGGCCCAGTCCCTGGAGCAGCCCGATGGTGGTAGTGGATTTGCCTTCCCCGAGCGGTGTGGGGGTGATGCCTGTCACCTCGATGAACTTTCCGTCGGGGGCATCACGCAGTCGCTCCATGACTTTAAGGTAATCCACTTTGGCAATGTAATGGCCATAGGGTAGAAGCTCTTCCTTCGTCAGGCCCAGCTCTTCGCCGAGCTGGTAACACGTTTTCATCCGCGATTCGGCCTCCAGAGCGATTTCCCAATCGGGATGTTCAGTCGGATCAAGCGGCATAGACACCCTCCCAGTTGAGCTCCCGAGATACAAATTGGAGTTGCATTTTCGGTGAAAGCAGAAAAAAGGCAGGGCGATCACAATTCGAAATCCACATCCTTGGGAGGCAGAATCTTCACCTTGCGGCCCTCCACCTGCACCCGGCCTTCGGCAATCAGCGTGATTGCCTCCGGATAGGCCTTGCATTCTTCCTGGAATACCCGAGCCGCCAGAGTTTCGGGCGTATCGTCGTCGAGCACAGGTACCACTCTTTGCAAAATGATGGGGCCGTGATCGTAGAGGTTGTCCGCAAAGTGGACGGTACACCCGGTGATTTTCGCCCCGTAGTCCAGCACCGCCTGATGGACACGCAGGCCATAGAATCCCTGACCGCAAAACGCCGGGATGAGAGCGGGGTGAATGTTAACCACCCGGTTTTCAAAGTCGGGAGGGATGACGAGTCTTTTCAGGAATCCGCCCATCACAACAAGTTTCACGTTTTGTCGTCGGCAATGATCAAAAATCTCCTCACTGAACGGCTGAGGGTCGCGGTACTTGTTCCAATCCACCACGATCGCGGGGATCTGTGCAGCCGCTGCGTGTTGCAGACCGCCCGCCTGGGGATTGCTGGATATGACAAGCCTGAAGTCCACGGGAAGCTTTCCCTCTTTCTTTTTTTCGATGAGATTCTTGAGAGTTGTACCCGCTCCCGAAATAAGCACCGCGATAGGAAGTAGCTTTTCGGATTTAGACGTTCCTTTGACTGGCATTCTGTTGCCTCCTCGGAAGGGTCCGTAAACGGTTGTTTCCAAATAAAAATTACTCTAAAGGAGTTGCAGGCAAACGTAAAGCATTGATCGAGAAGACTAGCGGTCATTCCGGTTTACACGGATCCGGGCGACGGTGTCGCACCTGTCGCTTGATGTCCGTCGATAACAGAGCCTGTCAGTTAGTATGGATCTCACCTAATATCGCAGCAGTCGTCGGGTGAATATTCGTGGTTGGGGTGAAAAAAGTCGGTCGTTCTGCCCCCTGAGGGCACCAGCGACTCCGGTAGGGGAATTCATGAATTGCCCCTACGACACATGGAACATAAAGAGTAACGTTCGACCGTGCCCCCGGCGTTGGCCGGGGCGGCCGCGACATGTGTCAAAACTGACCCTTCGCTTCTTTTCGCGTGATATCCCGAAAGGAGTCTCCGCTGTCTGTGCTCTCTGTCCCGCCTCCCGGTCTCGAATTGGGTAGATTCTGCTCTATTGGTAAGTGGACAACCTGCTAAACGAGGGTATACTGAATGCGGCTTTGCGACCATCATTGCTCTGTTGGTGGGGTTGTGAATTTTGTGCAGACTTCGGCAGCAGGGAGAAACCACGCGATGGTGCAGTCGATCGTTCCGCGTTTGGTCCTGGTTCTATGTTGCTGTCTCGGATTCTTGGAACCAGGGTGGGGAAGGGGAGAGGAGATCCCGCACACCAGCGAATGGAGGTTGGCCACGTTTCGGTGCGACGTGACTCCACCCATTAATGGTCGTCACCCACTCATCTGGCTGGTGCCCGTCAAAGAAGTGGAAACACCGTTGGAAGCGCGCGGGGTCGTTCTGGATGATGGTCATTCCCGCTACGTGCTATGTGCCGTGGACTGGTGCGGCCTGTGCAATTCGAGCTACCGACAGTTTCAGGAGAAGATCGCCAGTGCTTTGGGCGTCCCTCCTTCCCATGTGGCTGTGCAGACCGTTCATCAGCATACTGCTCCATACACAAATGGGGACGCCCAAAAGATTCTCGACCAAGCCGGGGCTACACTTCCCTACGTGGACTTTGCTTTTATGGAAGCAGTAACGGACAAGCTGGCCGCGGAAGTCAAAGCTGCGATCCAGCGACTCGAACCGTTCAACGAGGTAGGATTCGGCTCGGCGATCGTGGAGCAGGTGGCCTCCAATCGGCGGGCATGGACCCCCGAGGGGAAGCTTGTGGTCCGGTACAGCGCCTGTAAGGATCCACAAATTCGGGCGCTTCCCGAAGGGTTAATCGATCCATATGTGCGGACGGTCACTTTCGCTCGGGATGGGAAACCGCTTGTCCGGCTGCATTATTACGCCACACATCCGCAAAGCTTTTACGGAGATCCCCGAGCCAGCGCCGATGTCCCCGGCTTTGCCCGCAGCCGACTTGAGCAGGAAGAGAATGTGATGCAGATCTACTTCACCGGGTGTGCCGGAAATATCACGATGGGGAAGTACAATGACGGCACGCGGGAGGCCCGTGAACAGCTCGTTGAACGCCTTTACCGAGCGATGAGCGAGGCTTCCAAGAACACCCGGTATGAGCGTGTCCACCGGCTCAACTGGCGAGTTGAGCCGTTTTGCCCGATTCCACGGTCTGACTCAGGCTACACGGAAGCCGATCTGCGAGCCCGCGTCAGTCAGAAAGATTTAGACCCTGTGCAGAGAATTCGCGCTGCAGGAGGACTGGCGTTTCTCGCCCGGGCAAAGCAACCTTTCTTCGCTCAGCTTCTGGAAATCAACGACGGCGCGATCTTGAATTTGCCCGGGGAATGTTTCGTCGAGTATCAGCTCTACGCTCAGTCGTTACGACCGAATCGCTTCGTCGCGGTGGCAGCCTATGGCGATCTTGCGCCCGGATACATCTGTACAGCCAAGGCGTACGAAGAAGGTGGATATGAGCCCACCGCGACGTTCCTCGACCCGAAAAGCGAAGAAGTGTTGAAAAACGTAATCGCTAAGCTGCTGCAGAACTAGAAAGGAGTGGCTCTCATGAGGCTGGCGTGTGTACTCGTGCTGAGTGTCTGTCTGGACCTGTGTGCGGGGATGCTCCCCGCCCAGGAGTTTGCCGTGGGTGTTGCGCGAGTGAAGATCACTCCAGAGAAACCCATCCGGATGTCGGGATATGCATCCCGGAACAAGCCCTCAGTGGGCGTTCTTCAGGATCTCTGGGCGAAATGCCTGGCCATCCGCGATGCAGAAGGCCACCGAATCGTCATCCTGACCACCGACCTGATCGGCTATAACAACGAATTTTCGACGGAGCTTTTTACCCGGGCCAAGGAGAAATATGGGTTAAATCGCGAAGAAATCCTGTTAACGTGCTCCCACACCCATAGTGGTCCGGTTGTGGGTAAAAATCTCCGTGTGATGTATCAATTTTCGCCGGAAGAAGCGGAAACCATCCGTGAATACACGACTCAATTGCTGGACAAGCTGGTGATGGTCATTGGGCAGGCCCTGGAAAACCTTCAGCCGGCCCAGTTGAGTGTGGGGCACGGGAAGGTGGGATTCGCCGTTAATCGTCGGGAAAAGCGCGGCGACACGGTCGTTCTGGGGGTCAATCCGGAAGGGCCTGTGGATCACGATGTGCCGGTGATCAAAGTCACCGCCCCAGACGGCGCGTTGCGTGCGGTGCTGTTCGGATATGCTTGTCACTGCACGACAATTGGTGGCAATACAGGCGAGGATTTTTACAAAATTCATGGTGATTATGCGGGAGTTGCCCAGGCAAAGATTGAAGAGGCACATCCCGGCGTGACGGCCATGTTCACGATCCTCTGCGGAGGTGATCAAAATCCAAATCCCCGCGGGGAGATCGCGTATGTGCGGCAGCACGGAGAGGCTCTGGCGGGCGAGGTTGAACGGGTGCTGGCTGGGCCCATGAAGGCTGTTCGCGGACCGCTCCAGTCGGTCGTTGATGTGGCTGAGTTGGAACTCCGTCCCCACACCCGGGAGCAATTCGAGCAGGAGCTGGAAAAGGCGCTTGCAGCCAAGGATGTGTATCGCGAGCGGAGAGCTCGCCGGATGCTTGAGCTTTATGATGCCGGCACGCCCATCCGTACGGTGGCTGTTCCGATTCAAGCCGTTCGCTTTGATCAAACCCTCACGCTCGTGGCGATCGGCGGTGAGGTGTGCGTGGAGTATGCCCTGCGGCTGAAAAAAGAGTTTCCTCAGGAAGATTTGGTGGTTATTGGCTATGCCAACGACGTCATGTGCTATATTCCGTCGAAAAACGTGTTATTGGGTGGTGGATACGAGCCTGAGTATAGTATGATCTACTATGGAATGCCGGGACCATTTGCGGAAAATGTGGAAGAGACGCTCATAGCGGCTCTCCACCGGTTGCTGGGGAGACTGGGACTCCAGCCTGCCACCCATCAGGCCCGAGCGGAGTAACCTCGCCCAGCCAACCGGCGGGCCCCACGCAGCGGACGGGAAAATCGCGAGAGGGCTCGCCTATTGTAATATTTCGGGCGATTTCCTTTTACCCGGGTTTCCAACCACGGAACTTTGCACAAAGAATTGTCCACCACGGCAGACTTTGGGACGATTCCCATGCCGCTGGATCGAGTCTTAGATTCATCCGGCCGGTTTTAAGTCCCCACGTCGTTTCGTCGTCACAATTGTGGTCCATGCGGGCACTGTCATCGTACCCTCTCCTGTTTGCTGTTTTAGCACTTGTGGCCACGGCCCCCACTGCTTGGGCAGGCGTGGTCGTACTCGTGAATAAACTGGAGTCGGAAGCCCAGGTGGAAATCTGGCACGGGACCTCCGATCCACGCACGTTTCGGATACCCAGCGGGGGCCTGGTCCCGGTCTTTGCCACGACGTCTCCCGTTGTCAAAGTCAGGGCGGGTTCTTCTGCCCTGGAAGAGCGTGTGGAACTGAACACGATTTATGAACTGGCGTTACGCGGTGAGTCGATCGTCCTGCGGCAGGTGCATGTGGGGAATCTTCGCCCCGGAGTATGGATTGCGCCTTCCCAAAAGATCGATCAGCGGAGGGTAACAATCCCCGTGGCCCTGTTTGTAGATGAGGAACAACCAGCCGTCCGGGAGGTGTGGGAGCCTCGACTTCGCAGACAGGTGGAGGAGGCCTCGAGGTTTGTCGAATGGTTTTGCGGGGTTCGTTTTGAGATTGTTACGGTGGGGACGTGGACGTCGGATAATACCGTTCAGTCGGTGGAATCGCTGCTGGACGATTTTCGCCGCAAGGTGAGGCCAGACGGCGTCCTTCTCGTCCTTGGGGTGAGCAGCCAGCTTCGCGTGGCCGGTAACGGTGAGTTTCATTATCCGCTTGCGCTCTTCGAGCCCCATTTGGTGATACCGGACGTGCAACAGACATACACGGCACAGATGCAGTTGATGACGTTGATTCACAGTTTCGGACATTTCTTGGGGGCCGTGGACGTCACCGATGTCCCCAGCGTGATGAATCCCGCCCAGAAAACTCTGCACGCGGAAAAAGATAAACCCGACTATTTTGATCCCCTGAACACGCTGGTGATGAATCTTGTTGCCGATGAGCTGGCGTTTCGAAATGTTCGCCAAATTAGGGAGTTGTCTTCTTCCACGCGGAATTACCTTCTGGCTATATACCGCTACCTTGGGTACCGCAGTCGGCGACCGGATGCGCAGCGTCTCCTGGCACGTTTTGAAGAAACTCCGGTTCAGTATGAGCGCTTTGTCGCGGAGTGGACTGATGGTTCTTTGCTTACGGGGCCTGAAATTCTGGGTTGGGGCGACCCCAGCGATGTGCCGGAATTGGCAGGCCGAAAACTGTTCGCAGATGACATCCGCGTCCGCTGGATTGTGGACACCCAAGCTGGCCCGGAGACGGTGCCCGCCGAGGGCTTTGTCGAGTTTGTAGGTGGCGATCGGTTGCCGGGGAAAGTGGTGAGTGCCCGACCCGCCGAGATCAAAGACAACCGGACTTGGCCGGCTCGGCTCAGTGTTTATCCCTATTCGCGTGTTTACTGGCCTGATGGACAGTTCCAGGATCATGTGGACGTGTTCGCGACGGCGGTAAAACGAGTGGTTTGGAAATCCGTGGAGAAGGAGTATCAACCCGGCTGGGCCTTTCTGGCAGACGGACGCCGGATTCGCTATCGGGCGGTTCAATGGACGGAAAAAGGCGTTCGTCTCCTCACTGACGAGGGAATCCAGCAATTGGCCTTCGATGAATTGGCCGAACTCCATCTGCCTGGCCTGGATCCTTGGGAGAGCGTCATCCGTGCCCGGGTGGGGCTGATCACCGAACCCGATGATATTCTGATGGAGATCGACTGCGCGGACGGGATGCGGGTGACGACGTCGCTCAAGCGATTTGTGCCGCGGGCACGGGGCGACAAGAGTGTTCCCGATAATTGGTACCACATGGTGCAACCACCGTGGAGCGTGCAACCTTTGTGGATTCCATATCGAGCGGTTGTATGGCGAAGATTCTACGGCCCCGGCGAAGTGCCTTTAACGCGTCTGCAGGAGCTGAGTTATCAAGAGGCAAGTACGTTGGGTGGACGATGGGGCTATCATCTGGATGCGAACCTCCTGGGTCGCCCTCTTCACAGCGCTGGACGGCTCTATGGGTGGGGACTCGGAGTGACTTCGGGGACTCAGATTGCTTATCCCCTCCATCCGTGGGTGAGTAGTGTCCGCGTTCAATTGGGGATTGATTCTGAAGCGGGCGATGGTGGGTGCATTCGGGGAGAGGTGGCACTCACCGGTGCCACCACGGAAACTCTCGCTCGTTCTCCTGTGCTGGTTGGCTCCCGCCAAGTCTTCGAGCCGGGCGAGATTTCTCTTGCCGGAAAGAATCTACAAAACGCGCAGCTCGTCCTGAAAGTGGACGAAGCAGAAGACGGTCGGCCCCCCGCTGCGGATCCATGGAATATTCGAGACCTGGCTAACTGGCTTGAGCCAACTCTGGTGGTTGATACGGAAAAACTTCTTCCCGAAGTCCGTCGGCGGCAAATGTCGCTTTTTCCTTGCTGGGAAGGATGGCGGATTGTCGCACCGGAAACAGATGCCCTCCAGGGCCCGCAGGTTGTGAGCTATCTCGATCAATCGGGAAACCCTGCGGAATTTCGCTGGTTGCACGTTTTTCGCGGTCAATTCGCTATCGAGCGAACGATCTTGTTGGCAGCCGATGGACAAACCCTGGAAGTCTTGGTCTGCCGACCTCCAGGAACCTCTGCAGTGCGGCTGGAAGCTCTCGCGGACGGCCAATCGCTAGGTGACATCACTGTTCCCGAGCGGGGTGGGGGTGCACTCCCGGAGCCTTTCCGGGTGGATATTTCCCAATTCAAAGGCCGGAAAGTGACGATTCAGATTTCCCTTCGAACCGAATCACCTGCTCAAGAAGCGCGATGCGAGTGGTATCTCCTCCGCGTGATTCGCGCCATCTCTGGAAACACTGTTCAGCGATGAGAACCCGCTTGGGGATTTTCGCCTGATTCAAGAAGTGGCAAGCGGCATTCGAGACACCCTCATACATGATTCCGCAGAGCCAATTCCTTCGGGTGTGGCGAGAGATAGACCTGATTGAGAAGATACTCAATCTGAAGCCGTCTGGCGTAATGGGCGATCAGCGTGATCGGAACGATGAGCGGAACAATCCCGTGACGATATTCGTCAATGGCCTCCAAGATCTCTTTCCGGACATCTTCGGGAAGGTCCTTTTTGAAAAAGCCGAGCATGTGTTGGAGAACATTGCAGTTCTTGGCGGGGGTGGCCAGCCGCTTTAAAGCGGTCATGAATTCCGCCTCATACTGAAACCTCAATTCCGTGCGGGAGAACTCTTTTGCCCGGGCAACGAGTTGACCCAGGGACTTGTAATGCTGAGGCGAATGGGCCAGAAGAAGGTACTTGTGAGCGGTGTGAAAATCCACGAGGTCCTGGAGTGTCCAGCGCGACGCCCAAAGTGTTTTGAGGCGGTGAAAAGCAAAAATCCGCGTGATCCAGTTTTCTCGAAGTCGAGGGTCATGGAGCCGGCCCTCCTCTTCTACGGGCAGGTAGGGCATTTTCTCGAGGAGGACATCGGCGAAGATTCCGCGAGAGGTTCCCGCCGGCTGGCCTTCCGGCTTGTAAACCTTGACGCGTTCCATTCCGCAACTGGGGGAATTCTTTTTCAGCACGTATCCGCAGATATCCGCGTCGATCAGATCCTTGATACGCCGAGCCGCAAATCGCCGCATGACGTTCGTCAGATCTCGATCCTCGCTCGGCATGATCAGGGCGACCTCTTTTCCCCGCCACTCTAAACGCAAAGTGGGGCGGGGAACACCGAGGCCAATCTCGACCTCCGGACATACCGGAACCCATTCAACGTACCGCCCCAGCGTCTGGGTGAGAAAAGGATCATGCTTGTGGGTACCGTCGTACCGCACGAGTTGTCCCAGGAGGCAGGCAGAAATGCCGACCCGAATAGGAGCATCTGTTTCCCAGGGACGGGAGCCAGTGTGTTTCATGCCGATTGTCCTTCTCATTTCGATGGCAAAAGCAGGTACCCAAGCTGGCGAAATTTTTAGTTGCTGGCCATTTTATTCTTCGGTCGCAATCTGGCCAGGCCCTGACTGGTTGCCAATTTTCCTTTACCGCTGGGAAGACACGCGGACCTCGGCAAGGCCTTATGCTGAGGCGGCATTTAACCCGGGCGGGCCGGCTTGCAAGTTCCACCTTCCCACGTCGGATAGTCGACTTTCCCGAACGAGCTACGTCCGCTTGTTTCGGTTCGTTGTTGTTGGAGATAGGGGCAATTCACGAATTGCCCCTCCGACACATTGAGCCATTAGCCTTTCACGAGTCGTTACAAGAAAGTGGGGATGGCTCAGGGCCAGACCAGACAAGATTTGCCGAGGGACAGCCTCGCAACCTGTGGCGATCGAATACGCGGAGTCAGTGGGCGCACGGAGGGCGATTAGTAGATTTCGATGCTTTTAACGACGCCCCCACCACAGGCGCCAGATCCAAAAAGACACCGCTGCGCAGCGACCAGAAGATCTTCAGGTGGAAAATTGGGCGCGGGGGTTGCCACATAGGAGACACCCACGCGAAGCCGGACCGGTACGTTCCAGGACGCCGCAAAGACCGAGCGGAGCTGTCGCATCACTTCGTGGGCGTAGGTCACGGCCAGTTCACGTTCGCAGTCAGGCAAGATCCACGCACAGCCGGCATCTCCATACGGCCACGTGACACTGCCCGGGTGTTCCAACGCCTGGCAGGCCTTGGATAACACGTTTTGCAGGGTATCGAGCACTCCCGGGCCGAGGTGCACGACCAAATCACTCAGTTCAAGATAATCAACCAGCACCAGGCTCAGGCCACAACGGTTCGTGCGGCACCAGGTCACGGCATTCCTCAAGGTACCCAGCAAACCGGGGTCGCTGCCAGGCGATATGACGTCGTGTTTTTCGAGACCTTCCTGGCTTTCCAGCCGGAAACCCCGGTGAGTTTCGGAAAGTTTACGGTGGTCCGGGCCGCTGGTCCAACGTTTCTCGGGGGTTGCAATTGTCGAGTTTTTTTCGGAGACACATGCTGCGTTCTCCGGAGCCCGCTCAATGTAGAGATTCAGTGTCCGTTCGAGCTCGTCGTCTTCCATGGAGCGAGTCCTCGGTTCGGCGGCAGATGTCCCCACAGGGCGAAGCAGGACCCCAGCCACCGCTTCGGCTTCGCGGGCTAGAGCGTTGTGGGCACGGGCAAGGATTTTTTCCACACTTTCGCCCGCCGGCAGGCGGAGGGAAAGAACTTCGCCCAGTTGCAACACCTTCATATGGATTTGTCTGAGCAGGTCGTCCGGCTTGACAACCGTTTGACCGTCGCCCAGCGACTCCACACCCAGTTGCCAGGTGGGCCAGACATCGCTCCGACCCTCCGCCAGCAGCATCGCTGCGGACTCCGCGACTTCCAAAATGGTCCGCCGGGTCCGAATTTCGGCCATCACCGGGGAAGTTGACGCGGCTTGCGAAATCAGGGCGTCGGCTATGCTGGTGGGCATTCCCCAATGTCGGAGAAGGGCCGCGGAGACATCACGGTGGTCGAACCCGAAGACATCGCGCTCCCGTCGATAAAGGTCCTCTCGCTGTTCGAGCACCTTCTCTACAAATCGCTGAAAAGGCGAACCCAGCGCCTGGATGAAGACCAGCAGGCCAAGGTCCTGTAATAGGCCGGCCAGAAAGCATTCATCGCTGGATCGATGTCGGAGATGTTCGCTGAGTTCCCGGGCGGCCACGGCCTTCGTCAGACTCCGGCGCCAGTAGTAGGCAAGAACCCTAGCCTCCAGACCGTGAAACAGTTTTGGCGGAAGACTGAACCCCAGCACGAGCAGCTTGAGGGGTTTTGCGCCCAAAAAGGCGAGGGCCTGCCCTAAATCACCAATCGGTTGAGCCGGGCCATAAAGCGAGCTGTTGACCACCTTCAGAATTTTCGTCGCCAGCGCGGGGTCCTTCTCGATACACTCTCGGAGAATAGCGGCGTCCACGTCGGGACGCTCCACCAATTCGAGGACCTTGAGAGCGACCGCGGGCAGGGTGTAGAGATTGCCTGCGATCGCTGCGAGCTTCTGGGCTGTTTTCGAGCCTGCCACATCAAGCTGTGACATACTGCGGTTCCTTCCCTGTGTCATCCGCGCGCCCCAAAAGTTTGGTCCTGTGCTGAAAAATTCCCCGCTGGTTTTTGATTCATCCACCAAGAAAGCCGTCACGTGGCGATGGACCGTCCTCGCCCGCATGAAACCCCCAATTGTTAAAAGCGTCAAAGTTCAATCGGTCGGATCTCTCGGAACGTGATACCATTTCCAAAAAGAATAATTCGCCTCCGAGTGGGAATCCGCTCGACAGGGATGGTGAAATGACCCCCCATTGAAAAGTGTAGCTTGAGGTATTGCATGAGTCGGTTGAGAATGGGGTTACTTTTGTCCGTCTTGGGGGAATACTTCTTTAGCGTTTGGCCGCAACTTCAGGTTGAGAGCCCCCGGCTTTTGCAAGCAGCGAAAAAGGCTATGAAACTTGGTGTCTTCATGAAGATTTTCGTCCGCCCGCGGTGGCAGGATTCTCTCGACGTCATTGCCGAGCTCAGAATCGGCTGGATTCATTTCACTCTCCAGCCGATTTTGGGAGAGGCCCTGCCCCAGGAGGTGGACGCCCGGACGATTGATCAGATTCACCGGGAACTGAGCGCGCGAGATCTGAGAATTGCAACGTTTTCGGGGACGTTTAATATGGCTCATCCCGATGAAGGTTATCGGGGCGAGTATCTCAGGCGATTGGCGACGGTGTGTTCCGTGTGCCGAGATCTGGGTGGAACAGCCGTGGCCCTGTGCTCCGGAACCCGCGATCGTCACGACATGTGGAAAGCTCATCCGGATAACCAGACGCCCCAAGCATGGGACGACATGTCACGAACAATGGAGCAGGCCCTTTCGCTGGCCGACCGGTACCAGGTGATCCTGGCCTTTGAGCCGGAAACAAATAATGTGGTGGATTCTCCTCAAAAGGCACAACGGCTGTTGGAACAATTCCAGCATCCGAGGTTGCGGGTGATTTTGGATCCCGTCAATATTCTGCCCGAAGCTGGCCCCATCGATCGAAACCACTTCCTGGAGGAGGCCATTAAGTTGTTAGCGCCCTCCGTTGTGGCGGCCCATGCAAAGGACGTTGTCCGGACCGGGATGGCCACGGGACCCGGGAAACCGCTCGTGAACTATTCCCGTTATTTAAGATTACTGCATGATCACGGATTCGATGGGCCACTTCTGATCCATAGCGTGGCGGAGGACGATGTCCCCCGAGTGATCGCCTTTCTTCGAGGAACGGCCGCGGAGCAGAAGATCAACCTCGAATGAGTTCCGGACGAATTGCGAGGTGGAAAAGCAAACCCCACCTAATTGAATAGTGGGTGAGCCCATTATCTCGGCGCTGGCATTTTTTCGGATTTGTGTGAACTTGTGAACCGAGGGTGAGAGGCTCAGCCGGTGTCGGGATCTTCATCGCCTTGCTGCTCGCCACGAGGAACACGAATCCCTAGTTGGCGCATCTTTCGATAGAGGTTGGCCCGATGGAGTCCCAGTTGGCGTGCCGCCAGCGTGACGTTGTTTTGTGTAGATTCGATGGTCCGACGAATGTAAGCGATTTGAAATTGCTTGGTGGCCTCGCGGAGCTTCAGCCCGGGAGCGATTCCCTGCAACGGCATGACCTCACGGCGGAGTTCACCCGTCAAGCCGAGATCTGCGACTTCGATTTGGGAATGCGGGCAAAGATAGGCAATTCGCTCCATGGCATTTCGCAGTT
This is a stretch of genomic DNA from Thermogutta terrifontis. It encodes these proteins:
- the purN gene encoding phosphoribosylglycinamide formyltransferase, yielding MPVKGTSKSEKLLPIAVLISGAGTTLKNLIEKKKEGKLPVDFRLVISSNPQAGGLQHAAAAQIPAIVVDWNKYRDPQPFSEEIFDHCRRQNVKLVVMGGFLKRLVIPPDFENRVVNIHPALIPAFCGQGFYGLRVHQAVLDYGAKITGCTVHFADNLYDHGPIILQRVVPVLDDDTPETLAARVFQEECKAYPEAITLIAEGRVQVEGRKVKILPPKDVDFEL
- a CDS encoding neutral/alkaline non-lysosomal ceramidase N-terminal domain-containing protein; the encoded protein is MRLACVLVLSVCLDLCAGMLPAQEFAVGVARVKITPEKPIRMSGYASRNKPSVGVLQDLWAKCLAIRDAEGHRIVILTTDLIGYNNEFSTELFTRAKEKYGLNREEILLTCSHTHSGPVVGKNLRVMYQFSPEEAETIREYTTQLLDKLVMVIGQALENLQPAQLSVGHGKVGFAVNRREKRGDTVVLGVNPEGPVDHDVPVIKVTAPDGALRAVLFGYACHCTTIGGNTGEDFYKIHGDYAGVAQAKIEEAHPGVTAMFTILCGGDQNPNPRGEIAYVRQHGEALAGEVERVLAGPMKAVRGPLQSVVDVAELELRPHTREQFEQELEKALAAKDVYRERRARRMLELYDAGTPIRTVAVPIQAVRFDQTLTLVAIGGEVCVEYALRLKKEFPQEDLVVIGYANDVMCYIPSKNVLLGGGYEPEYSMIYYGMPGPFAENVEETLIAALHRLLGRLGLQPATHQARAE
- a CDS encoding NPCBM/NEW2 domain-containing protein, translating into MRALSSYPLLFAVLALVATAPTAWAGVVVLVNKLESEAQVEIWHGTSDPRTFRIPSGGLVPVFATTSPVVKVRAGSSALEERVELNTIYELALRGESIVLRQVHVGNLRPGVWIAPSQKIDQRRVTIPVALFVDEEQPAVREVWEPRLRRQVEEASRFVEWFCGVRFEIVTVGTWTSDNTVQSVESLLDDFRRKVRPDGVLLVLGVSSQLRVAGNGEFHYPLALFEPHLVIPDVQQTYTAQMQLMTLIHSFGHFLGAVDVTDVPSVMNPAQKTLHAEKDKPDYFDPLNTLVMNLVADELAFRNVRQIRELSSSTRNYLLAIYRYLGYRSRRPDAQRLLARFEETPVQYERFVAEWTDGSLLTGPEILGWGDPSDVPELAGRKLFADDIRVRWIVDTQAGPETVPAEGFVEFVGGDRLPGKVVSARPAEIKDNRTWPARLSVYPYSRVYWPDGQFQDHVDVFATAVKRVVWKSVEKEYQPGWAFLADGRRIRYRAVQWTEKGVRLLTDEGIQQLAFDELAELHLPGLDPWESVIRARVGLITEPDDILMEIDCADGMRVTTSLKRFVPRARGDKSVPDNWYHMVQPPWSVQPLWIPYRAVVWRRFYGPGEVPLTRLQELSYQEASTLGGRWGYHLDANLLGRPLHSAGRLYGWGLGVTSGTQIAYPLHPWVSSVRVQLGIDSEAGDGGCIRGEVALTGATTETLARSPVLVGSRQVFEPGEISLAGKNLQNAQLVLKVDEAEDGRPPAADPWNIRDLANWLEPTLVVDTEKLLPEVRRRQMSLFPCWEGWRIVAPETDALQGPQVVSYLDQSGNPAEFRWLHVFRGQFAIERTILLAADGQTLEVLVCRPPGTSAVRLEALADGQSLGDITVPERGGGALPEPFRVDISQFKGRKVTIQISLRTESPAQEARCEWYLLRVIRAISGNTVQR
- a CDS encoding YbgA family protein, with translation MKHTGSRPWETDAPIRVGISACLLGQLVRYDGTHKHDPFLTQTLGRYVEWVPVCPEVEIGLGVPRPTLRLEWRGKEVALIMPSEDRDLTNVMRRFAARRIKDLIDADICGYVLKKNSPSCGMERVKVYKPEGQPAGTSRGIFADVLLEKMPYLPVEEEGRLHDPRLRENWITRIFAFHRLKTLWASRWTLQDLVDFHTAHKYLLLAHSPQHYKSLGQLVARAKEFSRTELRFQYEAEFMTALKRLATPAKNCNVLQHMLGFFKKDLPEDVRKEILEAIDEYRHGIVPLIVPITLIAHYARRLQIEYLLNQVYLSPHPKELALRNHV
- a CDS encoding HDOD domain-containing protein, yielding MSQLDVAGSKTAQKLAAIAGNLYTLPAVALKVLELVERPDVDAAILRECIEKDPALATKILKVVNSSLYGPAQPIGDLGQALAFLGAKPLKLLVLGFSLPPKLFHGLEARVLAYYWRRSLTKAVAARELSEHLRHRSSDECFLAGLLQDLGLLVFIQALGSPFQRFVEKVLEQREDLYRRERDVFGFDHRDVSAALLRHWGMPTSIADALISQAASTSPVMAEIRTRRTILEVAESAAMLLAEGRSDVWPTWQLGVESLGDGQTVVKPDDLLRQIHMKVLQLGEVLSLRLPAGESVEKILARAHNALAREAEAVAGVLLRPVGTSAAEPRTRSMEDDELERTLNLYIERAPENAACVSEKNSTIATPEKRWTSGPDHRKLSETHRGFRLESQEGLEKHDVISPGSDPGLLGTLRNAVTWCRTNRCGLSLVLVDYLELSDLVVHLGPGVLDTLQNVLSKACQALEHPGSVTWPYGDAGCAWILPDCERELAVTYAHEVMRQLRSVFAASWNVPVRLRVGVSYVATPAPNFPPEDLLVAAQRCLFGSGACGGGVVKSIEIY
- a CDS encoding sugar phosphate isomerase/epimerase family protein yields the protein MSRLRMGLLLSVLGEYFFSVWPQLQVESPRLLQAAKKAMKLGVFMKIFVRPRWQDSLDVIAELRIGWIHFTLQPILGEALPQEVDARTIDQIHRELSARDLRIATFSGTFNMAHPDEGYRGEYLRRLATVCSVCRDLGGTAVALCSGTRDRHDMWKAHPDNQTPQAWDDMSRTMEQALSLADRYQVILAFEPETNNVVDSPQKAQRLLEQFQHPRLRVILDPVNILPEAGPIDRNHFLEEAIKLLAPSVVAAHAKDVVRTGMATGPGKPLVNYSRYLRLLHDHGFDGPLLIHSVAEDDVPRVIAFLRGTAAEQKINLE